One genomic window of Legionella jordanis includes the following:
- a CDS encoding rhodanese-like domain-containing protein gives MAIKHIDASTLKDWLDNRKAVLIDVREPHEHASENIPGAISLPLNSISAKDLPATGDKKIVLQCRAGKRSLSACEKLSAEDNALELYSLDGGIEAWEKAGYPVNKAG, from the coding sequence ATGGCTATCAAGCACATTGATGCTTCAACCCTGAAGGATTGGCTGGATAATAGAAAAGCGGTTCTGATAGATGTCCGCGAGCCTCATGAGCATGCTTCGGAAAACATCCCCGGCGCAATCTCTTTGCCTTTAAATAGCATTTCTGCCAAGGATTTGCCTGCTACTGGAGATAAAAAAATTGTCCTTCAATGCCGGGCTGGAAAACGAAGCCTCAGTGCCTGTGAAAAATTATCTGCTGAAGACAATGCTTTAGAGCTCTATAGCCTTGACGGTGGCATTGAAGCCTGGGAAAAAGCAGGTTATCCAGTCAATAAAGCTGGTTAA
- the feoB gene encoding Fe(2+) transporter permease subunit FeoB: MTQVLLVGNPNCGKTTLFNALTGANQRVGNWPGVTVEKKTGVYFFNDRKIEITDLPGIYSLSSSASSSQDEQIAANALVTLTSDVIINVIDACHLERHLYLTSQLLELGKPVIVVLNMNDIAGQRGISIDAEHLSTQLHCPVVAIQAHKKIGIDHLNEILCQNLQPTKPLTLKLAADVQDELLRLEEKLQIEITSPLAGFYAKRIVEGASSFLPASLKDYTSEDDGRDLDIIYADARYQKIHEVVGQVQNKRSDASEHFTARLDRIVLHRYLALPIFLGIMYFMFLFAINVGGAFQDFFDISTDVIFVQGTTWLLQQIHSPSWLIALISNGVGKGINTTLTFIPVIAAMFFFLSFLEASGYMARAAFVVDKIMRALGLPGKSFVPMIVGFGCNVPAIMAARTLDSERDRLLTVLMSPFMSCSARLAIYAVFVAAFFPTGGQNIVFSLYLIGILMAVFTGFVLRRTTLKGEASPLILELPAYHRPTLTRLLRETSLRLKHFVIRAGRLIIPVCIILGGLNSITFEGSLSTGEASSQSLLSLIGQWITPLFSPMGLHQDNWPATVGLLTGMLAKEVVVGSLNSLYAQLGHIAQFSVSHFDLLGGLQSAIVSIPRNLAALGPAFLNPVLASAPDGELSQSVYGMMAQHFDGKAGAYAYLVFILLYIPCVSTMAVIRQEASKKLMWFSVIWSLIVAYSSAVFIYQVLTFAAHPGRSAALIAVIFIVFALLLKALKQRSGDFYAAANS, from the coding sequence ATGACGCAGGTTCTATTAGTAGGTAACCCCAATTGTGGTAAAACAACGCTATTCAATGCCCTTACAGGAGCGAACCAGCGGGTAGGAAATTGGCCCGGTGTTACTGTAGAAAAAAAAACCGGTGTTTATTTTTTTAACGACCGCAAAATTGAAATCACAGATTTGCCCGGTATTTACTCCCTGAGCTCTTCTGCAAGCTCGAGCCAGGATGAGCAAATTGCTGCGAATGCTCTGGTGACATTGACATCAGATGTCATCATCAATGTCATTGATGCCTGTCACCTGGAACGTCATTTGTACTTAACCAGTCAGCTTCTCGAGTTAGGAAAACCCGTTATTGTTGTTCTTAATATGAACGATATTGCCGGACAACGCGGCATCAGTATTGATGCCGAGCACTTATCCACACAACTCCACTGTCCTGTTGTGGCCATTCAAGCTCATAAGAAGATAGGAATCGATCATTTAAACGAAATTCTTTGTCAAAATTTGCAGCCAACAAAGCCGCTGACGCTGAAGTTAGCTGCGGATGTCCAAGATGAATTGCTTCGTCTTGAGGAGAAATTGCAAATAGAAATCACTTCCCCTTTAGCCGGTTTTTATGCCAAAAGGATAGTAGAGGGCGCCAGCAGTTTTTTACCAGCATCGCTTAAGGATTATACCAGTGAGGATGATGGCAGGGATTTGGATATTATTTACGCCGATGCCCGCTACCAGAAAATTCATGAGGTGGTTGGCCAAGTGCAAAACAAACGAAGCGATGCCAGTGAACATTTCACAGCGAGGCTTGATCGAATTGTCTTACACCGCTATTTAGCATTGCCTATCTTTTTAGGCATCATGTATTTCATGTTTTTGTTTGCCATTAATGTTGGTGGTGCTTTCCAGGATTTTTTTGATATTTCCACGGATGTTATTTTTGTTCAGGGCACAACCTGGCTTTTACAGCAAATTCATAGCCCAAGCTGGCTTATTGCCTTAATCAGCAATGGTGTGGGTAAGGGTATTAATACCACATTAACCTTTATTCCTGTCATTGCTGCCATGTTTTTCTTTCTATCTTTTCTTGAGGCGTCCGGTTATATGGCTCGCGCAGCTTTTGTGGTGGACAAAATCATGCGGGCTTTAGGACTTCCCGGAAAATCCTTTGTTCCTATGATTGTAGGCTTTGGCTGCAATGTCCCGGCCATTATGGCGGCAAGAACTCTGGATTCGGAAAGAGACCGACTTTTAACAGTGCTGATGAGTCCTTTCATGTCTTGCAGTGCCCGTTTGGCCATTTATGCAGTTTTTGTCGCCGCTTTCTTTCCAACTGGCGGCCAAAACATCGTTTTTTCCCTTTATCTAATTGGCATATTAATGGCCGTATTTACCGGCTTTGTATTGCGCCGGACTACTTTAAAAGGAGAGGCTTCTCCATTAATCTTAGAGCTTCCGGCCTACCATAGGCCAACACTGACTCGCTTGCTGCGGGAAACCTCTTTACGCTTAAAGCATTTTGTCATTCGTGCCGGACGCCTCATCATTCCCGTCTGCATCATTCTTGGTGGTTTGAATTCAATCACTTTTGAAGGAAGTTTGAGCACTGGAGAAGCCAGCAGTCAATCTTTGTTGTCTTTAATAGGTCAATGGATTACGCCTTTGTTCTCACCGATGGGATTGCATCAAGACAACTGGCCAGCCACCGTCGGTTTGTTAACCGGTATGTTGGCTAAAGAAGTTGTAGTTGGTTCTTTAAATTCCCTATATGCTCAATTAGGACATATTGCGCAATTTTCTGTCAGTCATTTTGATTTGTTGGGCGGCTTGCAGTCGGCAATCGTTTCTATACCCCGTAATTTGGCTGCGCTTGGGCCGGCTTTTCTCAATCCAGTACTGGCGAGTGCGCCGGATGGGGAGCTTTCGCAATCGGTGTACGGCATGATGGCTCAACATTTTGATGGCAAGGCAGGAGCTTATGCTTATTTGGTCTTTATTTTGCTTTACATACCATGCGTTTCTACCATGGCGGTGATTCGTCAGGAAGCCAGTAAAAAACTGATGTGGTTTTCGGTGATTTGGTCTCTTATTGTGGCTTACTCGTCGGCTGTATTTATTTATCAGGTGCTTACATTTGCTGCGCATCCTGGACGTTCGGCTGCACTGATTGCCGTAATTTTTATTGTGTTTGCTCTGTTGCTCAAGGCTTTAAAGCAACGCTCTGGAGATTTTTATGCTGCTGCAAATTCGTGA
- the zapE gene encoding cell division protein ZapE: MNLIEDYERAIEGGDIEDDPRQREVLQSMQRLGDELLLPKRSWLNWLQKTPQPVGLYIHGPVGVGKTYLMDLFFQAAEEQRKVRIHFHHFMQQVDGQLRRIQGQKDPLKRIASEFAKTIRLLCFDEFIVNDVTHAMILAELLKALFAEGIILLATSNTAPDDLYRNGLHRERFLPAISLIKTHCEIIGLREERDYRLGRQSLHTAYVYPLNSDTERILEEQFNAISNPSESNGSLLIQHRSIPFKRRSQRAVWFDFDVICNLPRSQLDYLEIAEQFDTIFISGVPKLREQDTIFAILLIHFIDVMYDRGIRVIISAAVPIEELYLKGEMMVPFKRTLSRLQEMQSVDYLKRHPKRLVHNLM; the protein is encoded by the coding sequence ATGAATTTGATTGAAGACTATGAACGTGCTATTGAAGGTGGGGACATTGAAGATGATCCAAGGCAAAGGGAGGTGCTGCAGTCCATGCAGAGGTTGGGCGATGAATTATTACTGCCCAAACGCTCCTGGTTGAACTGGTTGCAAAAAACACCCCAACCTGTCGGGCTTTATATACATGGGCCTGTAGGGGTGGGTAAAACCTACTTGATGGATTTATTTTTTCAAGCTGCAGAAGAACAGCGAAAGGTGCGGATTCATTTTCATCATTTTATGCAGCAGGTTGATGGTCAGTTACGACGTATTCAAGGGCAAAAAGATCCGCTCAAACGCATAGCAAGCGAATTTGCTAAAACAATTCGCCTACTGTGTTTTGATGAGTTTATCGTCAATGATGTTACGCATGCCATGATTCTGGCGGAGTTGTTAAAAGCCCTATTTGCAGAAGGCATCATTTTGCTGGCAACATCCAACACTGCACCAGATGATTTATACCGCAATGGTCTTCATCGGGAGCGTTTTCTACCTGCCATTTCTCTGATTAAAACGCATTGTGAAATCATTGGATTGCGGGAAGAGCGAGATTATCGTTTAGGACGTCAATCGTTGCATACAGCTTATGTTTATCCTCTGAATTCTGACACTGAGCGAATTTTGGAGGAGCAGTTTAATGCCATTTCAAATCCTTCTGAAAGCAATGGCAGTTTATTGATTCAACATCGCAGTATCCCTTTTAAAAGGAGGAGCCAACGAGCGGTATGGTTTGATTTTGATGTGATTTGTAATTTACCGCGAAGCCAGCTTGATTATCTTGAAATAGCTGAACAATTCGATACGATTTTCATATCGGGTGTCCCCAAGTTACGAGAGCAAGATACAATATTTGCCATCCTGCTGATCCATTTTATTGATGTAATGTATGATCGGGGCATTCGAGTCATTATATCTGCAGCCGTGCCCATTGAAGAGCTTTATTTAAAAGGAGAGATGATGGTCCCTTTCAAAAGGACTTTAAGCCGCCTGCAAGAAATGCAATCAGTGGATTATCTTAAGCGTCATCCCAAACGATTAGTACACAATCTAATGTAG
- a CDS encoding FeoC-like transcriptional regulator: protein MLLQIRDFLRHQRVASNQQIAREFQIDTQTLQPMLDLWLRKGVIKCCQEKSACQTKCFKCHAQPPVYYQYCSSSSK, encoded by the coding sequence ATGCTGCTGCAAATTCGTGATTTTTTACGTCACCAGCGGGTGGCCAGTAATCAACAAATTGCTCGCGAATTTCAAATCGATACACAAACTTTACAGCCCATGCTGGATCTATGGCTTCGAAAAGGGGTTATTAAGTGCTGTCAGGAAAAATCAGCCTGCCAAACAAAATGCTTTAAATGTCATGCCCAGCCTCCTGTTTACTATCAATACTGTTCTTCTTCGTCAAAATAA
- a CDS encoding alpha/beta hydrolase, with amino-acid sequence MVLTDKLNTPGEHPFLFQATVGLIEAVITVPAEVKSNFVAFLGHPHSLQGGSMNNKVVTTLARIFKELGVPSLRFNFRGVGQSAGVYNDGIGESEDMLLLVNHWLLERPDTRLLFAGFSFGSYVAYRAAAQTHSELLITIAPPVHHYDYNEFHPAPHPWVIVQGDEDEVVPASFVFDFAEESTPQIPVITFKQTGHFFHGKLIELKDQLIPTIRARVPDL; translated from the coding sequence ATGGTATTAACTGATAAACTTAACACTCCCGGCGAACATCCTTTCCTTTTTCAAGCCACCGTGGGTCTGATTGAAGCTGTGATAACTGTGCCTGCTGAAGTGAAAAGCAATTTTGTGGCTTTCCTGGGGCATCCCCACTCCTTACAGGGTGGCAGCATGAATAACAAAGTTGTTACCACTCTTGCTCGTATTTTTAAAGAATTGGGAGTTCCAAGTTTGCGGTTCAATTTTCGCGGCGTTGGCCAGTCAGCGGGTGTCTATAATGACGGTATTGGTGAAAGCGAAGACATGTTGCTGCTAGTCAACCACTGGTTGCTCGAGCGTCCTGATACGCGGTTGTTATTCGCGGGCTTTTCTTTTGGTTCCTATGTTGCTTATCGAGCGGCTGCCCAAACCCACTCGGAATTGCTAATCACCATAGCACCGCCAGTTCATCACTACGATTATAATGAGTTCCATCCAGCTCCTCATCCCTGGGTTATTGTGCAAGGAGATGAGGATGAGGTTGTGCCAGCTTCTTTCGTGTTTGATTTTGCTGAGGAATCCACTCCGCAAATACCTGTTATTACTTTTAAGCAAACAGGGCATTTTTTTCACGGTAAGTTAATTGAGTTAAAGGATCAGCTCATCCCTACCATCCGGGCGAGGGTCCCAGATCTATGA
- the panB gene encoding 3-methyl-2-oxobutanoate hydroxymethyltransferase translates to MKIQDFKRKKQEQSKISMITCYDYPSARIVSESKIDCVLVGDSVAMTVHGHSTTVMATMEMMVLHTQAVARGLGQKFLISDLPFLAHKGSKSETVANVRSLLQAGAQGVKIEGGDSDSCKTIAHLVSAGIPVIGHIGLTPQSIHQLGGYKVQGKNSEQASILMEQAIQLEEAGCFALVIECVPQVLAANISEQLTIPTIGIGAGSGTDGQVLVWHDLLGLQTELKPRFVKQFAQGKQLLLNSINAYAEQVQHLQFPASEHAF, encoded by the coding sequence ATGAAAATTCAAGATTTTAAACGCAAAAAACAAGAGCAAAGCAAAATCAGCATGATCACCTGCTACGATTACCCATCCGCACGTATCGTTTCAGAATCAAAAATTGACTGCGTGTTGGTGGGAGATTCAGTGGCAATGACCGTCCATGGCCACTCAACAACGGTGATGGCAACCATGGAGATGATGGTACTGCACACCCAGGCCGTTGCTCGCGGTTTAGGACAGAAGTTTTTAATCAGTGATTTGCCTTTCTTAGCTCATAAAGGCTCAAAGTCTGAAACTGTTGCGAACGTTCGAAGCTTATTGCAAGCAGGAGCCCAGGGAGTAAAAATTGAAGGTGGTGATTCAGACAGCTGTAAAACCATCGCTCATCTTGTCTCAGCGGGTATCCCTGTGATTGGCCATATTGGCCTCACCCCTCAATCCATCCATCAGCTGGGCGGATATAAGGTGCAAGGAAAAAACAGTGAGCAAGCCTCAATCCTCATGGAGCAAGCCATTCAATTAGAAGAAGCAGGCTGCTTTGCATTGGTCATTGAATGCGTGCCGCAAGTTCTTGCCGCGAACATTAGTGAACAACTGACTATTCCAACCATTGGCATCGGAGCAGGTTCAGGCACGGATGGCCAAGTGTTGGTTTGGCATGATTTGCTAGGATTACAGACTGAGCTTAAGCCCAGATTCGTCAAGCAATTTGCCCAAGGTAAACAGTTACTTTTAAACAGCATTAATGCTTATGCAGAACAAGTGCAGCACTTGCAATTTCCTGCCTCAGAGCAT
- a CDS encoding protein kinase domain-containing protein: MGQTAALGEVQDGTIFPVKQQDGTVIHYFCDYSEFLGEGSSGDIYKAYPCILKDNRVIDTACKMNRAAVQLDSQHPVAIKIYKNDHSPSPYRLKQNSILLTINDRLILIMPYIEGFSIKPELNENVEIRTMSFFQAVDLAWQLIISLNQLHYNNSSGPPTVHGDISGDNIRIRCINGKYEAHLIDDDFNKLILPTSQIAQGTPEHLAVEVLDGFYSEASDFYALTPILYSLFGAFNPFKNILKFRESHRSLPGNDLIRFYNRIGFCGEGLFGHFEPKPQQYIAQMLSSFLKQMSAEQKDKRPSPEAILEFFTALRQYCLFASVLESTAIHQIRMAIASQDLNWMNNSNLRALFFNLDDNVQHRLIQLMWPKACRQLILLSSANERIPELVLKKALIDVLRQLTLSETAGWPFLFRQNLPHQELKWLLYCFEEHRDDFFSSKGRQFIKTLENLKQPDLKPIIVAVIARIKEGQPIQYETKNVASLAAVS; the protein is encoded by the coding sequence ATGGGACAGACAGCAGCTCTTGGAGAGGTACAGGACGGCACGATTTTCCCCGTCAAACAGCAAGATGGAACCGTAATTCATTATTTCTGTGACTACTCAGAGTTTTTAGGTGAGGGAAGTTCTGGCGACATTTACAAAGCCTACCCTTGTATCCTAAAGGATAACAGGGTTATTGATACTGCCTGTAAAATGAATAGGGCAGCTGTCCAATTGGACTCCCAACATCCTGTAGCCATTAAAATCTATAAAAATGACCACAGCCCCTCCCCTTATCGCTTGAAGCAAAATAGCATTCTTTTAACAATCAACGATAGGCTCATATTAATCATGCCTTACATTGAGGGCTTCAGCATCAAGCCTGAGCTTAATGAAAACGTCGAAATTAGAACAATGAGCTTTTTCCAAGCGGTGGATCTCGCCTGGCAATTAATCATCAGCCTAAACCAACTGCATTACAACAACAGCAGCGGACCGCCAACCGTTCATGGAGACATCAGTGGTGATAACATTAGAATCCGCTGTATCAATGGCAAATACGAAGCGCATTTAATTGATGATGATTTCAATAAATTGATATTGCCTACCTCTCAAATAGCGCAAGGGACACCGGAACATTTAGCGGTTGAAGTATTAGACGGGTTTTATTCTGAAGCAAGTGATTTTTATGCCTTGACCCCCATCTTGTATAGTCTGTTTGGTGCATTCAATCCCTTTAAAAATATTTTAAAATTTCGAGAAAGCCATCGGTCTTTGCCGGGCAATGACTTAATTCGTTTTTACAATAGAATCGGCTTTTGTGGTGAGGGTTTATTTGGGCATTTTGAGCCAAAACCCCAGCAATACATTGCCCAAATGCTAAGTTCATTTCTCAAACAAATGAGTGCTGAACAAAAAGACAAAAGACCTTCACCGGAGGCAATTCTTGAGTTTTTTACGGCACTTAGACAGTACTGTTTATTTGCAAGTGTCTTGGAATCTACTGCAATTCATCAAATTCGAATGGCCATCGCTTCTCAGGACTTAAATTGGATGAACAACAGCAATTTGCGAGCACTATTTTTTAACTTGGATGATAATGTTCAACATCGGCTGATCCAATTAATGTGGCCTAAAGCATGCCGACAACTGATTTTGCTGTCTTCAGCGAATGAGCGAATACCTGAGCTTGTGCTTAAAAAGGCTTTAATTGATGTCTTGAGGCAACTTACTTTAAGCGAAACTGCAGGTTGGCCCTTTCTGTTTCGCCAAAATCTACCGCATCAGGAGTTAAAATGGCTCTTATACTGTTTTGAAGAACATAGAGATGATTTTTTTTCATCGAAGGGACGACAGTTCATAAAGACATTGGAAAACTTAAAGCAGCCTGATTTGAAACCCATTATTGTTGCAGTTATTGCCCGAATAAAGGAAGGGCAACCCATTCAATATGAAACTAAAAACGTGGCGAGCTTGGCAGCGGTCTCCTAG
- a CDS encoding FeoA family protein, giving the protein MRISELVEGDRARLIDFGHTALPYRRRLLSLGITRGVEISVIRVAPLGCPVQVEVRGTSLTLRKEEAAELLWERI; this is encoded by the coding sequence ATGCGTATTTCCGAGCTAGTAGAGGGCGATCGTGCCCGCCTTATTGATTTTGGCCATACTGCTTTGCCTTATCGCAGACGGCTTTTATCATTGGGCATTACTCGCGGCGTGGAAATTTCCGTGATTAGGGTCGCTCCCTTAGGTTGTCCGGTTCAGGTGGAGGTTCGAGGCACTTCTTTAACCTTGCGCAAAGAAGAGGCCGCTGAATTGCTTTGGGAGCGAATATGA